The stretch of DNA GCGTGGCGCGGACCACCAGGTTGCTCCCGGAAAGGGCCACCTTGCCCCGGTTCGCCAGGGCGAAGCCCTCCAGCAGTTCCTGGACCAGATTTTCAGGGTCGTTGATCAGTTTCTTCATCGCCATCGCTCCGTTCTCCCTCTTTTGACCGGCCAGCCCCCTTCGGGGTGTCCAGTTTGGTTATTGCCGCTTTTCCATCACCTCAATCACCGCGTCCCCATCCTTGATGAAGGCGCAGCGCAGCTCGTAGGTCGCGTCAAAGGGCGGCAGAATCACCTCTTTGCCCTCCAGCGCCTCGTCCAGCGAGTCCACCAGGAACGCCGCGTGCGGCCCGTTGATGATTTCCGCAGGCATCGGGCTGTCCGCGTCAAAGCGGAGGAACTCCACCCGGAAAGGGTGGGCCTCCGGGTCCGTCACATGAACCTTTGCGCCCTCGATGTAGTTTTCGCCGTCACGCCGGACCGAAGTGGGCACCCCGAAGTGGTGAAACTGTGCTGTCGCCATGGCATGGACACTCCTCGCAGGTTGATGATGGTTATGGCAGCCCGCCCCGGCCCGACGCCGGGGCAGAGTCATTATATAGGCGCACCCGCCAAAAATCGAACCGGCCGCAGGGGCCCGCGAACACCTGCCGTCCGCCAGTTTTAAGACCCATGCCGGAAATACACCTGTATGGCTCATGTGGTAGAATTTCCCAAGGAGAAATCATCCATGCGCAACGAGTTCACGGCAATAGTCGAAAAGGACGGCGACTGGTATGTCGCCTACTGCCTGGAAATTCCCGGCGCAAACGGGCAGGGAAAAACAGTGCAGGAATGCAAGGAAGATTTGGCCGAAGCGGTGGCGCTAATCCTTGAAGACCGGCGCGCGGACATGCTCCGGGGGGTGCCGCCCACTGCATGCCGAGAAGTGATTACCGTTGAATGAAACGGGAAGCCCTCTAAAGCTTCTCCGCCGGTCGGGATGCTTTTTAAAGCGGGAAGGGGCGGCGCATTCCCTCTGGTGCAATCCCGAAACCGGCCATATTGAGGCGGTGCCCAGGCACACTGAAATATCCGAACGACTCGCCCACAAAATACTTCATAACCTTTCGACACAAAGGCCGGAAACTGGCCGGGATTAATCGTCAAAGCCCGAATATTCATGGTGGTGTGGACGCGGATATCGGTTGGGGTGAACCCACCGCCGGGAATTCGCCCGCGCCGGCATCCTGTTACCCCCGTGTTGAGAAAACCATGGGAGAAACAGCATGACTGACACCATAAACCGCAGAACGTTCCTGCAGAACGCGGCGGCGGGGATGCTGGCGGCGGGACTGGCCGGGGCTGTGGAACCCGTCGAGGTGCGTAATGGCATGCCCTACCGGACACTGGGCAAGACGGGCGTGAAGGTTTCCCTGCTCTGCCTGGGCGGCTCGCACATCGGCATGAAAAACCTCACGGACGACGAGTCGGTGGGGCTGATGCGCCATGCCGTGGACGAGGGGGTGAACTTCTTTGACAACGCCTGGGCCTACCACAACGGGGTGAGCGAGGAGCGCATGGGCAAAGCCCTCAAGGACGGCTACCGGGACCGGGTGTTCCTGATGACAAAGAACAAGGGCCGGGACGCCGCCTCGGCGCGGCAACACCTTGAGGACAGCCTGCGCCGTCTGGATGTGGACGTGATAGACCTGCTCCAGGTGCATGAGGTGGTCCGGCCGGGGGATGTCACCTCGGTGTATGACAAGGGGGTGCTGGATGTCCTGCTGAAGGCCAGGGAGCAGGGGAAGATACGGCACATCGGCGTGACCGGCCACCATTACCCAAAATTCCTCAATGACATGATCAACGGCGGATTCCCCTGGGAAAGCATCCAGATGCCGTTGAACATCTTTGACGCCCATTTTCGCAGTTTTCAGCGGGAGGTGCTGCCGAGGGCGGTGGAGATGAACCTGGGTGTCATCGCCATGAAAACCATGGGCGGCTCCCCGGCCACCCTGCCCCGCACCGGGGCGGTCACCCCGGAGGAGTGCCTCCGGTGGGCCATGAGCCTGCCCGTGTCCACCGTCTGCTCCGGCATGGACACCCGGGAACTGCTCGACAAGAACCTGCGCACGGTGAAGGACTTCACTCCCCTGACCGACACCGAGAAACAGGGCATTCTCGCGCGCGCCCTGGAGCCGGCCTCCTCCGGAGAGCACGAGCACTACAAAACCCTCTGGCACCGGGACGTGCAACGGCAGATGGACGAGGCCGCGCACGGCTGAGCGCGCCGCTCAGGCCGTGCTGCCGGTCCGGTAGCCCGCCAGGTCCAGCGTGACATGCCGGTAACCCAGGGCGTTCAGGGTCCGCACCAGCCGTTCCCGTATGTCCGGGTCCAG from Candidatus Hydrogenedentota bacterium encodes:
- a CDS encoding type II toxin-antitoxin system HicB family antitoxin, whose translation is MRNEFTAIVEKDGDWYVAYCLEIPGANGQGKTVQECKEDLAEAVALILEDRRADMLRGVPPTACREVITVE
- a CDS encoding aldo/keto reductase, with product MTDTINRRTFLQNAAAGMLAAGLAGAVEPVEVRNGMPYRTLGKTGVKVSLLCLGGSHIGMKNLTDDESVGLMRHAVDEGVNFFDNAWAYHNGVSEERMGKALKDGYRDRVFLMTKNKGRDAASARQHLEDSLRRLDVDVIDLLQVHEVVRPGDVTSVYDKGVLDVLLKAREQGKIRHIGVTGHHYPKFLNDMINGGFPWESIQMPLNIFDAHFRSFQREVLPRAVEMNLGVIAMKTMGGSPATLPRTGAVTPEECLRWAMSLPVSTVCSGMDTRELLDKNLRTVKDFTPLTDTEKQGILARALEPASSGEHEHYKTLWHRDVQRQMDEAAHG